AACAGTTGTCAGATTGACGAATAATATAAGGCACCTATATCGATGTACCTGTAATTGGTCCACAGTAAATGCGTTGAAGAATTACTTTATTAAACACTTCCGAGCTTTTAACGGATATATCCGCAATTAAAGAAAAACTCAGCGGACTATtaacagatatatatatatacacatccgCAACTATATATAATTACAAGTATAAAAACACATAACATATATCTGTATTAATTTCAAGTTGCATTAATAGAAAGTAAAATATGAGACTTACAAAGAATTTACAAGGCAAATATTAACATCTGTGGACGTCAATTTATGCTCAttgataatattaaaattcgagcTCGTAAAATATTACAGTCAATCGTATCTCGAGTAATCGTAAAAGGTTACGGTGAATTGTATTTCAAGTAATCGACGATTAACGTTAGGGCTTTGCAGGTTACATCCGTCCGTCACGTATAATTTATGCAAGtgttaattaaataaaatgcCTCTTTGACAATTATCTTAataccttattattattattattattattattattattattaaatggtTTGTACCAAAACATTTAAACAACGAATAGAACAAACCATTTCAAGCTCCTCAACTAACAGTTTCTAAATTTATGTCACAAGCGTCATGTTGGTAATGTAGAAGCGGAAAAATCTAGAAGAAATATTTTACTCCATAAAAATGACtcatttattattttactattATATAACTATTATAGTATTTGTTATTTTACTTTTCATACATATACTCGATAAAAATAATTCAATATAATGCAATTTAATAAAATGGCGGATAAACTTTACGGGACCGAAAATTGTCGATTCCTTTTCATGCCTTCTGATGCATAGAATCTAAAAATGCAGGTTTCAACTTTAAGAATCCATCGATTCGTTAGTTATGTCTACATAAAAATGTGTAAAAATGTTTTTAGCATATTTTATAAGCTATATTAACAACATACTGGTTTCTATCCGTAATCCGATTGGTATGCACCAGTTTAAAGCGCCATCGGGACGATTGGAAATTGAACTAGCCCAGCAAATGCCTAAAAAAATTCCCTAAAAACGCGTAAATTTGTACTAACTACAACTTGTATTAATTTGCAATTACTTGAACTGATAGTCAATCCTAAAGATAAAACCTGCATCTTCTACGCATCGAATACTATCAGACAATATGAAAAAAGGTCAACCAGTTTTGGTGCCTTAAAGTGAAAGTTCAGCGTACTTTTGTAGTTTGTCTAATCGAAACTAAATAGTAATATTTCTCGTTGTGGTAACAAAGCTACAgcatagaaacatagaaatactaATTAAGCCAATGTTGGTATTCCAACATACATTGGAATTCTGTTCACTAAAAAATCTGTGCTCGATCATCTTCGTACGTGATACGGTCACGTGACTATGTTCgttgttttaaaataatttaaattgtaTATCAATTTACAAATGATTGGAATCTAATTGTTATCATGTAAAACCAGAATTCAAATAACAGTATTATTAGTTAAACCTACGGGATTACGTATCGGTTTTACGAATTTCCACGTATAAAGCGAAACAAATTTGAAACAAGACGTTAAAAGATTGACGGTAATAAAAGTAAGTTTACCAAACCAAGTTTTAAATAAAAAGTATTTATTTTTACGTTCAGTATAACCGTACTAAGTAACCTACTGAGATTAGAGTTTTTTCCCAAAATTGTGGAAAAACTGTTTTTGATAAATACTTGACTAGTCGCTAATTTATTATAGTTACATCAGAATGGAGCAATTAAAGTGGACAACGCCGATTAAGAACAAAGTCGAACATGAAAATTTGACAGCTAAGAGTCCTGTGATATATAAGACTCCCGTAAAGCAATATGAAAGTAATTCAAAGCGTACAATGTATAGAAACGGCATGAATAACTTCAGCGTTCTTCCAAGTCATATTACACCGCCATCAGGTTTAACAAAATTCATAGCAAGAAACCCTTTCGAGAGTAACATAACTGATAGACTGCATTTGTCAGTAATTAGTCCAACTGTGTTCAAGCGGGTAATCTTTTAGTCTGTTCAGTGAGGAAATTAAGATTTGAATTATTTAAACCGATCCAGATAATGAAATCATGTTATGTATTACTATCTGATGGTTTTGTACTAAAATTCTGTCTAATTATTGATAATGTGTCTAGGTTTCGAGTCCATCTCAGCAATCTCCAGATTTTGCGTGGAGCATAGACGATCTTGCATTAATAAAGCCAGCAAAAATAGAAGAGTTCCCTGTGCAGGAAATATATTGTACAGATCCAGAGACTGAAATAAAAGTACAAGAAGCTATTGATCacttttttaaagaaaattcaATAATTCCAAGTCCATGGGagatgaagaaaaaaaagattaaGACAAAAATTAAAGTGGACACACCTTTAAAAATTATGAATGACTTGAATCCAGAGACCTCCAAATCAAAGAAAGACGGTATTTATATGTTATAAATAATTAAAGCATTGTATTTCCTATATATTAATTTTGATTTTTCTTTAGCATGGAGTCAAACAGCATTGACGTTTCCATCTGAATTGCCATCACATGTTATGGAAATTTTAAAACCTTATTGTACATTCACTCAAGTAGGTACAAAGCTAATATTATCGTTCTTCTTTATTATTTGAGATGGCTGAACATATGTTATTTTATTTCTTAGGAGCAAAATATCGAAAATGATGACGCTAATTCAAGTAACAACTCGTTGAGACGAAAATTGTTCTTTAATCATGAGGATTGTGCAGATAATGAAGAAAATACTTCAGTCTCTTTATTACCGATAAAGATGAATGAATCTCTAATGCTACCTTCAAGTCCTCCACAAAGTGGAATGTTAACTCATGGTCCTCCATTGAAGGTAAATGAAAATTCAATTAGAAATTATGCCTTTTTAATCTTACATACATTTTCTAAGCAGATTTTTCTTTCTTTAGCATTCACTTGATGGAGACTGTGGTTACAATACATGGCAAATTAATTCAGGCAATTTATCGTCTCCTAATATATCTCCTATTCATAGTACAGTAAATATGTTGTGTGAAAGTCCAAAGTCTAGATCTCGTTCAGTTGCACGATTAGATTTTACTGTGGATATGACCGTAGACAAATCTAATATGCAGTATGAAGAATTATGTGACGATCATTCTCCAGGTAATCATATTATGCTTATtaatatattcatatattatatacgATTACTTATAATAACACAATAATATTTTTCAGACGAATTTTTGAATAAAATCGATACAAAGGTACCTGAAAAAATGGTCGACGTTAGTCCGAATTTAAAAAGCAATTTCACGCGTATTCAATCTGACGCTCACTTAGGACAAAAAATTCTAGTCAAGAACTCAACTCCTGTTAAATGTAACTTTGAAGCTGCAGCCtcggaatttaattttataaattttGTAAATATGTCATAATAATGCAGGGGAAAAGATGCTTCATATTGTTTAAGAATTTCTTTTTCAAATACGAAGTGATCTACTTAAGAATTTTATAAGAAATTATATAATTCGATTTTATCCCACCGACGTATTTTGTTTTATAattgaaatttatatatatatgtagattttaatgtacACTGGTTAACATAATTTTTAGTTTtccagttgtgtcgtgtaatctGCAAAATATGTTTCCCAGTAATAATTGTGAATAAATATTGAATAATTTAATTCATTTCGGCGCAAATTTAATATctgaaatatatattatattttacgcaCCGAAAGGTATTGTAATTTAAAGTGAAGAGAAATAAGTACAGTGACAATAATACAGTGACAAttgataatttaatataaggcattTTGAATAAGAATAATGGTAGTTGTAAATATTGTACATAATAATGGAACACCTGTGTTAATCATGGAAATAAAATAAACATTTACGAATTTAACGGAACCTAGTTTCCGTTTAGAATGTTTATCATAATAAACGCATGGCGAATTATAAATATTTCAGTTCAATTGTTTTCGCCATTTTTTAAACAATTCAAATTCTTTAATCAGATCTCGATTGATTTTATTCGCAAAATTCTCAAGTGTTCCTAATATACCTCAATAATTATATGGTAATTTCTTTCGCAAAGGACaaaaaagaagaataaaaaaaaaacttgcTCTAAATATGAACGCAAATCGAAAGACTTGCACTTCCACCAAAGACGAGAAATTATATACTCTAGAAGTCTTCGTCGACTCTGTCGCCTTGTACGCGGAGAGATTGCACAAAATCTACCCGAATGAATTAGGCGTTGATCTGCAGTTCATCGATATGCCATTGTTTCGAATCTTCCAAAGCGATATCCTACTAACCAAACCGGACAGATCGAAAGAGATAACCCGCGGATCAGGAATGCATACCGTGAATTTTAATGCTGGTAAAATGCATTTGTTCACAAGAAACGCAAGCGAACTGGTCGATAGAATGCGATCAAAACCATTGCTGCTAGACGTATACAAAATCAAAGAAATTCACATTTGCCCCGAGGAAGTCGTGAAGCATCCCTTGGGGAA
The sequence above is a segment of the Xylocopa sonorina isolate GNS202 chromosome 7, iyXylSono1_principal, whole genome shotgun sequence genome. Coding sequences within it:
- the Bora gene encoding aurora kinase A activator-like protein bora yields the protein MEQLKWTTPIKNKVEHENLTAKSPVIYKTPVKQYESNSKRTMYRNGMNNFSVLPSHITPPSGLTKFIARNPFESNITDRLHLSVISPTVFKRVSSPSQQSPDFAWSIDDLALIKPAKIEEFPVQEIYCTDPETEIKVQEAIDHFFKENSIIPSPWEMKKKKIKTKIKVDTPLKIMNDLNPETSKSKKDAWSQTALTFPSELPSHVMEILKPYCTFTQEQNIENDDANSSNNSLRRKLFFNHEDCADNEENTSVSLLPIKMNESLMLPSSPPQSGMLTHGPPLKHSLDGDCGYNTWQINSGNLSSPNISPIHSTVNMLCESPKSRSRSVARLDFTVDMTVDKSNMQYEELCDDHSPDEFLNKIDTKVPEKMVDVSPNLKSNFTRIQSDAHLGQKILVKNSTPVKCNFEAAASEFNFINFVNMS